AAGATCAAAAGGTTTAAATAGGAGATGCAGAAACAATTTGAAATGACTGATTTGGGAATCATGAATTATTTTTTGGGCATGGAGATTCAgcagaaaaatgaggggatcttcATCTCACAGGAGAAGTATGCAAAACATgttttgaagaatttttgaatgAATGAATGCATGCCTGCGTCTACACCTCTTGTGCAAAATGTGAAGCTTTTGAAAGATGATGGTGAAAAATTGGTTGATGGAAGAGTGTACAGAAAGAAGAGTAGACAGAAGCTTAGTTGGGAGTCttatatatcttactgcaaCTAGGCCAGAATTAACCTTTGCAAAGAGTCTACTATCAAGATTCATGCAAGCACCAATTGAAGCTCATTGGGGTGCAGCAAAAAGAGTCTTGAGGTATCTGAAAGGAACAACTAATTTTGGGATATGGTTTAAGCCAAGTTTAGAAAAGAAATTAGTTGCTTTTACAGACAGAGACTGGGCAAATTCAATTGATGACATGAAGGGCACTTCAGGATATGCTTTTATACTTGGATCGAGTGTGTTTTCATGAAATTCAAAGAAGCAAAAAATAGTGGCCCAGTCCACTGCTGAAGCAGAATACTtagtagcagcagcagcagtaaaTCAAGCTATTTGGCTATGGAAAATATTCATTGATTTGGGAGTTCAGCAGAAGGAAGCTACTAAAGTCTTCTATGACAACAAATCTGCAGTTGCTATAGCCAAGAATCTAGTTAGTCATGGGAGAATGAAACATATCAACATCAAATTTCATGAGGTGAGAGAAgctgagaaagaaaaaaaagtttgtCTAACAGTTTAGAAGAACAactagcagatatttttataaaagcttTACCAAAAGCAGGGTTTGAGTATTTGAGGTTTCAGTTGAGTGTTACCAGCAAAAGTATCAAGGAGGAGTGTTGAAGTGTGATCCTTTTGCGGAAATTCAGAAGATGTGAAATTAAATTATCATTGATGTATCTTGGGGAGAGCAACTATTGGAAGTTCTACTGATTCATATACCCAGCATTAtttgttttttaatattttagaaatcaaGATACATTGAATGTAAAAGGCCTAAAGGGCATGTTTATGTATTTAAACTCATATGTTAAATGAACAAAATGCTTGCTGTTCTGACATCTCTCCTTCCGAATATTTTATCTTTTAAAAATCATCCTCCCAAAACCAACATCTCATATATAAAAAGCATTATGGAAAACTTTGTGTCACATCAAGTCTTCTCCCAATTTTTAAATCCTGTAAATACTTTTGATGAATGGGCTTTCGAGCaatcttattttgatattgagatTCCAGTTGAAGAGTCAGTTTAATAGATAAGAAACTTTTATATCAAATTTTGTCTTCACCTTTGTGTCTGGAGTATCTTGCTAGATAGTCTACATATGAATTTTTATAAAGGTGACAAATCCACTATCGTCCTTATCATGTAAAATAAGCCTATTTATCCATATAAGTTCTCAAGCCTAGGCTTATTAAATTTGTTAAGTAATCAACACGTAactatataatatgtattagagAAGGAATGTTGATGGCAGATCATTCTCTTAGGAATTTTTGTAGGGCCATCTTGACTTGAGCTTTGTCATTAAATAGTGATTCTATAAAACGACATTAATAAAAGTTTTCATAGTAGGTGAAATTGTTGAAACTGCTATGTTGTTGTATGGACAGAGATTGTACATATACATAGATATCTCTAGATATTTTCTAGTGGAAGTACTTGGTAAAAAATATTTAGGTGGGGTAGATGTGGAGTTGGATGATGTGTTTTGGAGGACAAGTAGGTCAAAGCTCAGCCGAGCTGGAAGACTCCTAGAAAAATCTTCATTAATGAAGTCCAGCTACACTAGAGATAGTCTCGATCCCCTTAGTTTCTTTATATATTTGCCGTGGGATATGGGTCTTCGATTGTAAAGTTAAATAACGACCAAGTACATGCAGAAACTTTAAGCCATGCTACAAGGTGATCAAATAACTTCTATTATCGTTGTATTTAATATCTAACAAAATGGTTGCTACAGGATACAACGCACAAACAAAAGAGCCAAATATATTGCACCTGTGGATGTAGTGTAGCAATAGATCTTACATATAGGACAGCCTAATCAAGAGTCCAACTTAGTACAAGTGCTCATCACACACCAGTTAAAATGTGCCACACAGGCATAAATTCATTTGATGTTGATGCTACGAACCGGCGGGGGGTTCCCTGTCCTTGCTCCAAGGACAAATAGCCCTTCTTATCGGCAAAATCCCTCGCCATTGTGCTAGAGACATGAGATTATCCATCATTCCTCAAAGAGGGAGAGTTTAAAGGTTTTATAGGAGGGCTATCATGCTCCCTGGCACATTAGCATGATATATACTCCATGATAGTCTTTAAAAAGACTCAGGATCATCCGCGGTGCATGATTTGCACAACAGAGTGCTGTACAATCCTAGATGGGCACCATATCATCCAATCATGAAGATGGCTGCGAAATTAGGTTCAGTACGGTATATAAAAGACTTCATGTATGGCCATTTGTTTGATAGCTATCCATCTCCATACTCGAATGACAACAGGTGGAACTGTAGAGCATCTCTATGGTGCAAATCATGTAGCATAAAGTATCCCAAATTCTTTTAGAAATACCTTCGGAATGTAGATATATGATGAGGCTGATGACCTGATTGACTCTATAATTTATTAACTTGTAAACCATTCCCAAACTTAGGGTATTATTTTCCTTTAGGAATTCAAAATTAAAGTGATATTACGACTAATGGTGAGTGGACCTAACCAACTCTTAATGAATAATGTAAGACAAAAAAGCATGAGTACAGGAGCACAAACAAGACTTATAAGAACAGGAAGCCTATCCGTTATTCCTCCGATTTGCCCCCACCCGCATTTTGTCGACGATTTTCCACGATGTGGTAGGGCCCGTGAATGCGCAATGCTTCCGAACACCATCTTCGATCTCCTCTCTCTGTGCGCATTTGTTGTTGCGGTGGTTACACAAAGAAAAACAGAGTGATGGGGGCTAAAGTGAGGTTCTTTCTACTGTTCGAGGTTGTTCGGAGGGTGCTTTTCCTGGAGATTTTTAAGGTCAGATGTCATGGTGTCTGGTGTAACTTTTCCTTCCCAATGCTAGCTCTCCATCTCATTTCCCCAACTTCCCCACTCTCTTAGGACCACagaccccttctctcttctagtCTTGGTAGGTGGCTCCTCTCCATTCAATTCCATCAAAACTAACCCCACTAAGAAGTACACCAAGAACAAATAGAATGGCAACAGCTTTCTCCAATTCTCAAATTTTCTACATGCCATCTAACAACAATATAAATATCCTGCCTGGCCGACACCTTTCTTCCCATCAAGgtgctcttcttccttctctactTCAGGTTACTTATGCGTTCCCACTTGTAACAGTAGAAGATCAGGACTATGGGCATCTCAGTGAACGGTCAGTCCTGCGTGCCGCCGGGCTTTCGTTTCCATCCGACTGAGGAGGAGCTCTTGAACTATTATttgaagaagaaggtggctTGCGAGAAGATCGACTTGGATGTCATACGTGACATCGATCTCACTAAGCTTGAACCATGGGACATACAAGGTACGTACCATCACAAAACATTTCCATTATTCACTCCTCTAATGATTCCAACTCATGCGCACATAGCCTCACTGTGATTCCTCTATATGCCATTGAACTCCACAGACAAGTGCAGAATAGGATCAGCCCCACAAAACGAGTGGTACCTCTTCAGTCACAATGACAAGAAGTATCCGACCGGCACCCGGACTAACCGAGCAACGGCAGCTGGGTTCTGGAAAGCCACCGGTCGTGACAAGGTCATCCACACCAGCTTTAAACGGATCGGCAAGAGGAAAACACTGGTCTTTTACAAAGGCAGAGCCCCCCATGGCTTGAAATCCGATTGGATCATGCATGAATATAGACTTGATGACCACCTTGGCACCAATAATTATTCTTCCAACGTGAGTCGCCTTTCATTTCTGGCTCCTTTTATCACTCCCTTAAACATTAATGAACGTGGTCATGTTCCTTGTGATTTAGGCCTCTAGCCCTGCTGGTGAAGCAGCAACAGCGCAGGAGGAAGGATGGGTTGTTTGCCGTGtattcaagaagaagaattatcAGACTTTGTTAACTCATCCTCACAGCAGCTCATCTTTCATTAGCGACGCCAGGACCCAGATGTCGCGTTCTTGCAACGATGAGCCCTTGGACCAAATCCTCCAGTATTTTGGAAGATCTTGCAAGCAAGAAAGCGATGCGATCGTAAGCATCGACAACATGAACAACGAGGATTATCTTAGGCCAATTGAAACTGCCTTAAGTAACGTGAAAGTTCCCACTCTAGAAAGTCCAAGCCTTCAATCACTCCCCAGTTTTGCACCAGAAGTTGATCCTGTTGAAAATAACGAAGCGATCATGGACATCGAACTAGTCTGCAACTCCATGCCGACCCTCAGTGACTGGCCATCGATGAATGACGAGAATGGCTCCCACATTGGATCAGGTTACTTGGAGGCACGGAAGCAGACGCCCTACAGCAATGAACCCAGCTTTGGGTTTCTGCCTTCCAATGGATTCTT
This window of the Phoenix dactylifera cultivar Barhee BC4 unplaced genomic scaffold, palm_55x_up_171113_PBpolish2nd_filt_p 000493F, whole genome shotgun sequence genome carries:
- the LOC103695685 gene encoding NAC domain-containing protein 43, which encodes MGISVNGQSCVPPGFRFHPTEEELLNYYLKKKVACEKIDLDVIRDIDLTKLEPWDIQDKCRIGSAPQNEWYLFSHNDKKYPTGTRTNRATAAGFWKATGRDKVIHTSFKRIGKRKTLVFYKGRAPHGLKSDWIMHEYRLDDHLGTNNYSSNASSPAGEAATAQEEGWVVCRVFKKKNYQTLLTHPHSSSSFISDARTQMSRSCNDEPLDQILQYFGRSCKQESDAIVSIDNMNNEDYLRPIETALSNVKVPTLESPSLQSLPSFAPEVDPVENNEAIMDIELVCNSMPTLSDWPSMNDENGSHIGSGYLEARKQTPYSNEPSFGFLPSNGFFSNSHDCRYGDGDPWIFMQSVSSGADHM